From one Solanum stenotomum isolate F172 chromosome 12, ASM1918654v1, whole genome shotgun sequence genomic stretch:
- the LOC125848182 gene encoding uncharacterized protein LOC125848182 — translation MLIQNYLSGCKKTSFATSFSSEITKRASCDQGSGAELSEMSPEKDKCPLVVCIESDSKDGDPCSLNSLDGPRPSTLSAMSGSSKPIVYRRKKFKRNPLPTFFIEPSAEVRPSNGCPSELCSEVHSGTLKEGIVAAEKLATATPVLLPAECNRGNLLSKSNSCDGRPEGEEQCSEAASRSNMQRTSNVCINDSHSSSKCNLDFGSSSLKTVVDDAGECSSSGALFPERLGDNMPEKDICTAILRGYGLLEKVVVTKLQASTEDFYTSSDNCCLISCKACDCSESTVKMLICDNCDDAYHLSCCKPHIKIAPEDEWFCQTCLIKKQKLLKKSSCNESSSNSPSEGVSGPTALMLKDTGYRTRVRISKKYQAEIPDWTGPVTDEAGCSGEPFEIRPSENLCLREQSSNEHLRISSIGNWLQCRQVIEGFGKRVDGSICGKWRRAPLFEVQTEKWECFRSVLWDPAHADCAVPQELETEEVLKQLKYMEMLKPRLAVKRRKLNQTSGAGSQFLTKK, via the exons ATGCTGATACAAAATTATCTTTCTGGTTGCAAAAAAACTTCTTTTGCAACCTCTTTCTCATCTGAGATCACGAAACGAGCTTCATGCGACCAGGGTTCTGGTGCTGAATTGTCAGAAATGAGTCCAGAAAAAGATAAATGTCCTCTTGTTGTCTGTATAGAATCTGATTCAAAGGATGGTGATCCTTGTTCCTTAAACAGTCTAGATGGTCCACGACCTTCAACTTTGAGTGCCATGTCTGGAAGTTCAAAGCCCATAGTATATCGTAGGAAAAAGTTCAAAAGGAACCCTCTTCCTACTTTCTTCATTGAACCATCAGCTGAAGTTAGGCCTAGCAATGGATGTCCTTCTGAGCTCTGTTCTGAAGTCCATTCAGGAACTTTGAAGGAAGGCATAGTTGCTGCTGAGAAATTAGCTACTGCAACTCCTGTTCTTCTGCCTGCTGAGTGTAACAGAGGAAACCTTCTATCTAAATCAAATTCTTGTGATGGTAGGCCTGAAGGGGAAGAGCAGTGCTCTGAAGCAGCATCAAGAAGTAATATGCAAAGGACTTCAAATGTTTGCATAAATGATAGCCATTCGTCATCAAAGTGTAATTTGGACTTTGGGTCTTCTTCGTTGAAGACGGTTGTGGATGATGCTGGTGAGTGCTCCTCATCTGGTGCTTTATTTCCTGAAAGATTGGGTGATAATATGCCAGAAAAGGATATATGCACAGCAATTCTTAGAGGTTATGGGTTGCTTGAAAAAGTTGTGGTTACAAAGCTCCAAGCATCCACAGAAGACTTTTATACCAGTTCTGACAACTGCTGTTTAATCTCATGCAAAGCCTGTGATTGTTCAGAATCTACAGTGAAGATGCTAATATGTGATAATTGTGATGATGCATATCATTTATCGTGCTGCAAACCCCATATAAAGATAGCACCTGAGGATGAGTGGTTTTGCCAAACTTGTTTGATAAAGAAGCAGAAATTGCTCAAGAAATCATCTTGTAATGAGAGTTCTAGCAATTCTCCATCTGAAGGTGTATCAGGACCTACAGCTCTCATGTTGAAGGACACCGGTTATAGAACTCGTGTTCGTATTAGCAAAAAGTATCAAGCTGAGATTCCTGACTGGACAGGTCCAGTGACAGA TGAGGCTGGTTGTAGTGGTGAACCATTTGAAATCAGACCTTCAGAGAATCTCTGCTTGCGT GAACAATCTTCTAACGAACATTTGAGGATTAGTTCTATTGGCAATTGGCTTCAGTGCCGGCAGGTCATTGAAGGTTTTGGGAAACGTGTGGATGGAAGTATCTGTGGGAAATGGCGAAG GGCCCCGCTATTTGAAGTTCAAACAGAAAAATGGGAGTGCTTTCGTTCTGTCCTTTGGGATCCAGCTCACGCCGATTGTGCTGTACCTCAA GAACTAGAGACGGAGGAAGTTCTGAAGCAATTGAAGTATATGGAGATG TTGAAACCCCGGCTGGCAGTTAAGAGGCGCAAATTGAATCAAACCTCAGGTGCTGGCTCACAGTTCTTGACAAAGAAATGA